The following coding sequences are from one Luteimonas sp. S4-F44 window:
- a CDS encoding M56 family metallopeptidase: MDTTITLLLERLATTSLHTLVLAAVIWGLCRWLPRLSAASQCWLWWLVGLQAVLGLTVGRLELPWLPATAPPPMPALALPASDVAIVAVQTPQLAVPLWPVAIAALWAAGVLLMAVGTLRGWRDARALVRSARPCTDASLTQALALACEAHGLRRAPPLRISARIASPQLVGALRPTLLLPEQTALDSDELDMALTHELVHLRRGDLWLGWVPTLARHLLFFHPLVHLAVREYGIAREAACDAAVVAGDHRCRHGYGRLLVRLGVTPGRPACLASASPTFLSLKRRLTMLQTTHSSSRLGASLLLLGVAVAGVLPLRLVAAPAAPAVPLVPAAAATPTRPVLPVTAPAAPATPLAPAHPIAATVAAALSAEEIAKIATSAAQAAEAALSSAEIAAITAAATSEALAAAAPAIASSVASATTVSTRQIQISGHTPQAYVRSRGGADFVMSGSTEDFEEAKRQTGSGDALWLRRGNDRYLIRDPATLRRFDTLFEPVARLGREQGELGKQQGRLGGEQGRLGAEQGTLGQRQARLATAAAQRGLAGDGDVPASERRDLEEIAARQRELGDRQRALGRQQAELGRRQGALGERQAEASRQVEAALPRLLDDALAAGKAQRL, from the coding sequence ATGGACACCACGATCACGCTGCTGCTCGAACGCCTGGCCACGACCAGCCTGCACACTCTGGTGCTCGCCGCCGTGATCTGGGGCCTGTGCCGCTGGCTGCCGCGGCTGTCCGCCGCCAGCCAGTGTTGGCTGTGGTGGCTGGTGGGTCTGCAGGCCGTGCTGGGCCTGACCGTCGGCCGGCTTGAACTGCCGTGGCTGCCGGCCACCGCCCCACCACCGATGCCGGCATTGGCGCTGCCCGCCAGCGACGTCGCGATCGTCGCCGTGCAGACGCCGCAGCTCGCCGTACCGCTGTGGCCGGTCGCAATCGCGGCCCTGTGGGCCGCCGGTGTCCTGCTGATGGCCGTCGGCACCTTGCGCGGCTGGCGCGACGCTCGCGCCCTGGTCCGCAGCGCGCGGCCCTGCACCGACGCGTCGCTGACCCAGGCGCTGGCGCTGGCCTGCGAGGCTCACGGCCTGCGCCGCGCACCGCCGCTGCGGATCTCCGCACGGATCGCCTCGCCACAGTTGGTCGGTGCCCTGCGCCCCACCCTGCTGCTGCCCGAACAGACCGCGCTCGACAGCGACGAACTGGACATGGCCCTGACCCACGAACTGGTGCATCTGCGCCGCGGCGACCTGTGGCTGGGCTGGGTGCCGACGCTGGCGCGCCACCTGCTGTTCTTCCACCCCCTGGTGCATCTGGCCGTGCGCGAGTACGGCATCGCCCGCGAGGCCGCCTGCGACGCCGCGGTGGTCGCCGGCGACCATCGCTGCCGGCACGGCTACGGCCGCCTGCTGGTGCGCCTGGGCGTCACGCCTGGCCGGCCCGCGTGCCTGGCCAGTGCATCGCCCACCTTCCTGAGCCTCAAGCGGAGACTGACCATGCTGCAGACCACGCATTCCTCCTCTCGCCTGGGCGCATCGCTATTGCTGCTCGGGGTCGCCGTTGCCGGCGTGCTGCCGCTGCGGTTGGTCGCGGCGCCTGCCGCCCCCGCCGTGCCCCTGGTGCCGGCCGCAGCCGCGACCCCCACGCGCCCGGTGTTGCCGGTGACGGCACCGGCGGCGCCCGCGACACCGTTGGCGCCTGCGCACCCCATCGCCGCGACGGTGGCCGCCGCGCTCAGCGCGGAAGAGATCGCCAAGATCGCCACCTCCGCGGCGCAGGCGGCCGAGGCCGCGCTCAGTTCAGCCGAGATCGCCGCGATCACGGCCGCCGCGACGTCCGAAGCCCTGGCCGCCGCTGCACCGGCGATCGCCTCGTCGGTCGCCTCGGCGACGACGGTCAGCACCCGCCAGATCCAGATCTCCGGCCACACGCCCCAGGCCTATGTGCGGAGCCGCGGCGGCGCCGATTTCGTCATGAGCGGGTCGACGGAGGATTTCGAGGAGGCCAAGCGCCAGACCGGCAGCGGCGATGCGTTGTGGCTGCGACGCGGCAACGACCGCTATCTGATCCGCGACCCCGCCACCCTGCGCCGCTTCGACACGCTGTTCGAACCCGTCGCCCGCCTCGGCCGCGAGCAGGGCGAGCTGGGCAAGCAGCAAGGTCGGCTGGGCGGCGAGCAAGGCCGGCTCGGCGCCGAGCAGGGCACCCTGGGTCAGCGGCAGGCCCGCCTGGCCACTGCCGCCGCACAGCGCGGACTGGCCGGCGACGGCGACGTGCCGGCCAGCGAACGGCGCGACCTCGAGGAGATCGCCGCCCGCCAGCGCGAACTTGGCGACCGTCAACGTGCGCTGGGCCGACAGCAGGCCGAACTGGGCCGCCGTCAGGGCGCGCTCGGGGAGCGCCAGGCCGAGGCCAGCCGCCAGGTCGAAGCGGCGCTGCCGCGCCTGCTCGACGACGCACTGGCCGCCGGCAAGGCGCAGCGGCTGTAA
- a CDS encoding BlaI/MecI/CopY family transcriptional regulator yields MARSTIGDQELALLQSIGQQGDATVGEVAADFGEARGLARSTVLTMMERLRAKGYLRRHRVDGVYRYAATRGEDDVVQGAVAAFVEKTLQGSVSPFVAFMSKRGKVSDDELAELEALVARLQSERGED; encoded by the coding sequence ATGGCCAGATCCACGATCGGAGACCAGGAGCTCGCCTTGCTCCAGTCGATCGGACAGCAAGGAGATGCCACGGTCGGCGAAGTCGCCGCCGACTTCGGCGAGGCGCGCGGCCTGGCGCGCTCGACTGTGCTCACGATGATGGAGCGGCTGCGCGCCAAGGGCTATCTGCGCCGCCATCGCGTCGATGGCGTCTATCGCTATGCCGCCACGCGCGGCGAGGACGACGTGGTACAGGGCGCGGTCGCGGCCTTCGTGGAGAAGACCCTGCAGGGCTCGGTGAGCCCGTTCGTGGCCTTCATGTCCAAGCGCGGCAAGGTCAGCGACGACGAGCTGGCCGAACTCGAGGCGCTGGTCGCACGCCTGCAATCCGAGCGCGGGGAGGACTGA
- a CDS encoding ParA family protein, whose protein sequence is MKTVLVASSKGGVGKTTIATHLAAHAALAGESTVLVDADPQHSSTRWAERRAGLDSAVLPIDGSARHRKVLAAVPEGTTRLIIDAAAGAMADDLDAYLEAADAIVVPVLPSALDIDATVGFLNTLARHPHVRRGNTRVGLVANRLRPWTNASQQALYLLAQWPYPVVAQLRDSQAYVMLVGLGRSLFDYHSAQVREHQDDWTPLLKWLKK, encoded by the coding sequence ATGAAGACCGTGCTGGTGGCCAGTTCCAAGGGCGGCGTCGGCAAGACCACGATCGCCACCCATCTCGCCGCGCACGCGGCGCTGGCGGGCGAGTCGACCGTCTTGGTCGATGCCGACCCGCAGCACTCCTCCACGCGTTGGGCTGAACGCCGCGCCGGGCTCGATAGCGCGGTGCTGCCGATCGACGGCAGCGCGCGGCACCGCAAGGTGCTGGCGGCGGTCCCCGAGGGCACGACGCGGTTGATCATCGATGCCGCCGCTGGCGCGATGGCCGACGATCTCGACGCCTATCTGGAGGCCGCCGATGCCATCGTGGTACCGGTGCTGCCGTCGGCGCTCGACATCGATGCGACGGTGGGCTTTCTCAATACGCTCGCCCGCCATCCGCACGTGCGTCGCGGCAACACCCGCGTAGGCCTGGTCGCCAATCGGTTGCGGCCGTGGACCAACGCCTCGCAGCAGGCGCTCTACCTGCTCGCGCAATGGCCGTACCCGGTGGTCGCGCAACTGCGCGACAGCCAGGCCTACGTCATGCTCGTGGGGCTGGGTCGCAGCCTGTTCGACTACCATTCGGCGCAGGTGCGCGAGCATCAGGACGATTGGACGCCGCTGCTGAAGTGGCTGAAGAAGTAG
- a CDS encoding histidine phosphatase family protein — MRELILLRHAHADPALPGQADIDRPLSAEGLAEAEAAGRWLRDKTLIPDCVLCSPARRTRETLEAVLGVVGYVDQRLEPAIYEAMPGTLAGLVDEHREVGRLLLVGHNPGLERLAALLHSGQSGDYRGMPPGGIAVLSLRDDAAVEPGVADLSAFWWP, encoded by the coding sequence ATGCGCGAACTGATCCTGCTCCGCCACGCCCACGCCGACCCTGCGTTGCCCGGACAGGCGGACATCGACCGTCCGCTGTCGGCCGAGGGCCTGGCCGAGGCCGAGGCCGCCGGGCGCTGGTTGCGCGACAAGACGCTGATCCCCGATTGCGTGCTCTGCTCGCCGGCCAGGCGCACGCGCGAGACGCTGGAGGCGGTGCTGGGCGTGGTCGGCTACGTCGATCAGCGCCTGGAACCGGCGATCTACGAAGCCATGCCCGGCACGCTGGCCGGCCTGGTCGACGAGCATCGCGAGGTCGGGCGGTTGCTGCTGGTCGGCCACAACCCGGGCCTCGAACGGCTCGCGGCGCTGCTGCACAGCGGCCAGTCGGGCGACTACCGTGGCATGCCGCCGGGCGGCATCGCGGTGTTGAGCCTGCGCGACGACGCTGCGGTCGAGCCGGGCGTTGCCGACCTGTCGGCGTTCTGGTGGCCCTGA